In a genomic window of Pseudomonas sp. TH06:
- a CDS encoding ABC transporter ATP-binding protein: MPVLSRFTSLFDQAQRALRLVWGTSRGLFLGLVLATLFAGLLPALAAWLGQRIVDAVVAAMQLHAQNGSAPLWPVLRYVLLEAGVLALLSGTQRALSVQQSLLRVQLGQKVNTLILEKAQTLALVQFENSEFYDKLVRVRREASTRPLALVMKSLGLIQNLIMLISFGVLLVHFSPWALVLLVVGALPVFFAEAHFSGDAFRLFTRRAPESRQQSYIETLLSHEAYIKEVKLFGFAPLLLQRYRDTFARLYAEDRRLTLRRDGWGFGLGLLGTAAFYLAYAWVVIDAVHGNISLGQMTMYLVLFKQGQSAVSSSLSAISGLYEDGLYLTSLYEYLAEPVLADTGHLTVGAQPGDGLRFENVGFRYPGASRAALQGIDLHLVPGNSMALVGENGSGKTTLIKLLTRLYRPDQGRILLDGSDLQDWQETTLRQRIGVIFQDYIRYQFSVGENIGVGDTLAFNDQQRWKEAATEGMAAPFIEGLDQGYATQLGRWFAGGQELSGGQWQKIALSRAYMRRDADILILDEPTSALDPAAEAAVFEHFSQHTEGRMTLLISHRFSSVRNADHIIVLEQGQILEQGDHDQLIARAGHYAQLFDLQARGYR; encoded by the coding sequence ATGCCTGTTCTATCGCGCTTCACGTCGTTGTTCGACCAGGCGCAACGAGCCTTGCGACTGGTTTGGGGCACGTCGCGCGGCCTGTTCCTCGGGCTGGTGCTGGCGACGTTGTTCGCCGGACTGCTGCCGGCACTGGCGGCATGGCTGGGGCAGCGGATCGTCGATGCGGTGGTCGCGGCGATGCAACTGCATGCGCAGAACGGCAGTGCGCCGTTGTGGCCGGTGTTGCGTTATGTGTTGCTGGAGGCCGGGGTGTTGGCGTTGTTGTCCGGTACGCAACGGGCGCTGTCGGTGCAGCAGTCGCTCTTGCGTGTGCAGTTGGGGCAGAAGGTCAACACGTTGATTCTGGAGAAAGCGCAGACCCTGGCGCTGGTGCAGTTCGAGAACTCCGAGTTCTACGACAAACTGGTGCGTGTGCGTCGCGAAGCCTCGACCCGGCCATTGGCCTTGGTCATGAAGTCGTTGGGGCTGATCCAGAACCTGATCATGCTGATCAGTTTCGGCGTGCTGCTGGTGCATTTTTCGCCGTGGGCTTTGGTGTTGCTGGTGGTCGGCGCGTTGCCGGTGTTTTTCGCCGAGGCGCATTTTTCCGGTGATGCTTTTCGTCTGTTCACCCGGCGCGCGCCGGAAAGTCGCCAGCAGAGTTACATCGAAACCCTGCTGTCCCACGAGGCCTACATCAAAGAGGTCAAACTGTTCGGTTTCGCGCCGCTGCTGTTGCAACGCTACCGCGACACGTTCGCCAGGCTCTATGCCGAAGACCGCCGATTGACCTTGCGCCGCGATGGCTGGGGCTTTGGCCTCGGATTGCTCGGCACAGCGGCGTTCTATCTGGCCTACGCCTGGGTCGTGATCGATGCCGTGCATGGCAATATCAGCCTGGGCCAGATGACCATGTACCTGGTGCTGTTCAAGCAAGGGCAGAGTGCGGTCAGCAGCAGTCTGAGCGCGATCAGTGGGTTGTACGAAGATGGCCTGTACCTGACGAGTCTTTATGAATACCTCGCCGAACCGGTACTCGCCGACACCGGTCACCTGACCGTCGGCGCTCAACCGGGCGATGGCTTGCGCTTCGAGAACGTCGGTTTCCGTTACCCCGGTGCGAGTCGCGCGGCACTGCAAGGCATCGACCTGCATCTGGTGCCGGGGAACAGCATGGCGTTGGTGGGGGAGAACGGTTCAGGCAAGACCACGCTGATCAAGTTGCTGACCCGGCTCTACCGTCCCGATCAAGGGCGGATTCTGCTCGATGGCAGCGACTTGCAGGATTGGCAGGAAACCACCTTGCGTCAGCGCATCGGGGTGATTTTCCAGGATTACATCCGTTATCAATTCAGCGTCGGGGAAAACATCGGTGTCGGCGATACGCTGGCGTTCAACGATCAGCAGCGCTGGAAGGAGGCCGCGACCGAAGGCATGGCAGCGCCCTTTATCGAAGGGCTCGACCAAGGTTACGCGACACAACTGGGGCGCTGGTTTGCCGGTGGCCAGGAGCTGTCCGGTGGGCAATGGCAGAAGATTGCCCTGTCACGGGCCTACATGCGTCGGGATGCCGACATCCTGATCCTCGATGAGCCGACCTCAGCCCTCGATCCGGCGGCGGAGGCTGCGGTGTTCGAGCATTTCAGTCAACACACCGAAGGGCGCATGACCTTGCTGATCTCTCACCGGTTTTCCAGCGTGCGCAATGCCGACCACATCATTGTGCTGGAGCAGGGGCAGATTCTGGAGCAGGGCGATCATGATCAACTGATCGCCCGAGCCGGGCATTACGCGCAACTCTTCGATTTGCAGGCTCGCGGCTACCGTTAG
- a CDS encoding VOC family protein, whose translation MRINPYLIFNGDCREAFTFYEQALQGKLEAMMTFGETPAAEHVPKEHHNLIIHTSLKVGDQAIMASDTTPDRPTQGMSGCSISLNVDSIAEAERVFNALAKDGRVDMPLEATFWAARFGMLVDRFGVSWMVNCESEK comes from the coding sequence ATGAGAATCAACCCGTACCTGATCTTCAACGGCGACTGCCGCGAAGCCTTCACGTTCTACGAGCAAGCCTTGCAGGGAAAGCTTGAGGCGATGATGACGTTCGGCGAAACGCCGGCCGCCGAGCATGTGCCGAAAGAGCACCACAATCTGATCATTCATACGTCACTGAAAGTCGGCGATCAGGCGATCATGGCCTCGGACACCACGCCCGACCGGCCGACTCAGGGCATGAGCGGTTGTTCGATTTCGTTGAATGTCGACAGCATCGCCGAAGCCGAACGGGTATTTAACGCATTGGCCAAGGACGGGCGCGTCGACATGCCATTGGAAGCGACCTTCTGGGCCGCACGCTTCGGCATGCTGGTGGACCGGTTTGGCGTGTCGTGGATGGTCAATTGCGAGAGTGAAAAATAG
- the rtcA gene encoding RNA 3'-terminal phosphate cyclase: MKQEVIELDGAIGGGQVLRSALSLSMVTGRAFRIKQIRARRSRPGLLRQHLTAVLAAAEVCGAKTLGAELGSQALSFEPGAIRGGDYQFAIGTAGSCTLVLQTLLPALMRAPQASRVRICGGTHNPLAPPTDFLTRSWLPLLRRMGANIELDLLRHGFVPAGGGEIEAKVQPSVLTRLDLCARGAAISRHASALTVGLAPTVAQRELNQVAKRLRLPSEALQHVTLDPARGPGNVLLLEYAFEHVTEVFSAFGQVSLRAEKVADAAINQAADWLRSDAAVAEHLADQLLLPMALAGGGTFTTPRMTEHLHSNIAVIEQFLPVSIECREEGPDRLRVEVSAI, encoded by the coding sequence ATGAAACAGGAAGTGATTGAACTGGACGGCGCCATCGGTGGCGGCCAGGTGTTGCGCAGTGCCTTGAGCCTGTCGATGGTGACAGGCCGGGCGTTTCGCATTAAACAGATTCGCGCCAGGCGCAGCCGTCCGGGACTGCTGCGTCAGCATTTGACGGCGGTGCTGGCGGCGGCCGAGGTGTGTGGCGCAAAGACTTTGGGCGCGGAATTGGGTTCTCAGGCATTGAGTTTCGAGCCGGGAGCAATTCGCGGTGGCGATTACCAATTCGCGATTGGCACGGCCGGCAGTTGCACGCTGGTGCTGCAGACGCTGTTGCCTGCGTTGATGCGCGCACCGCAGGCGAGTCGGGTGCGTATCTGCGGCGGCACCCATAATCCGCTGGCGCCGCCGACGGATTTCCTCACCCGCAGTTGGTTGCCACTGCTGCGGCGCATGGGCGCCAACATTGAGCTGGACTTGCTGCGACACGGTTTTGTACCGGCAGGGGGTGGTGAGATCGAGGCGAAGGTGCAGCCGTCAGTGCTGACCCGGCTCGATCTGTGTGCGCGTGGCGCTGCGATTTCACGGCACGCCTCGGCATTGACGGTGGGGCTTGCGCCCACGGTCGCCCAGCGCGAACTGAATCAAGTGGCCAAGCGTTTACGCTTGCCATCAGAGGCGTTGCAGCACGTCACGCTTGATCCGGCGCGGGGACCGGGCAACGTGCTGTTGCTGGAATACGCATTCGAGCACGTGACTGAAGTGTTCAGCGCGTTTGGTCAGGTTTCATTACGAGCGGAGAAGGTCGCTGATGCGGCGATCAATCAGGCCGCGGACTGGTTGCGCAGCGATGCAGCGGTGGCCGAACACCTCGCCGATCAGTTGTTGCTGCCGATGGCGCTGGCCGGTGGTGGAACGTTTACTACGCCGCGCATGACCGAACATCTGCACAGCAACATCGCCGTCATCGAGCAGTTTTTGCCGGTCAGCATCGAATGTCGGGAGGAGGGGCCAGATCGCTTGCGGGTTGAAGTCAGCGCGATCTGA
- a CDS encoding nucleotidyltransferase domain-containing protein, protein MEFEERHPLCNTMRARVLEELARIERERNVTVLYACESGSRAWGFASTDSDYDVRFVYVEKPDWFVQVDTPRDVIERPLDDELDVSGWELRKTLGLLRKSNPTLLEWLDSPLVYRRETAAVMQLRELAEAFYSPPAARSHYLSMAKKNFRGYLQGETVRFKKYFYVLRPLLAVRWIDQGRGRPPMTFADLLTTVDDRALLAEVDELLALKRNADESAYGPRRPALHGFIAAELEREVPTLKRTQEDSRRLDQYLRDTVELYA, encoded by the coding sequence ATGGAATTCGAAGAGCGCCACCCGCTGTGCAACACGATGCGCGCACGGGTGCTGGAAGAGCTGGCGCGCATAGAGCGCGAGCGCAACGTTACGGTGTTGTACGCCTGTGAGTCCGGAAGCCGGGCCTGGGGCTTTGCTTCGACTGACAGTGATTACGACGTACGGTTTGTATACGTGGAAAAGCCTGACTGGTTCGTTCAGGTCGACACCCCGCGTGATGTGATCGAGCGACCGTTGGATGACGAACTCGACGTCAGTGGCTGGGAGCTGCGCAAGACCCTCGGGTTGCTGCGCAAGTCCAACCCGACGCTGCTGGAGTGGCTTGATTCGCCGCTGGTGTATCGCCGCGAAACGGCAGCGGTGATGCAGCTGCGCGAATTGGCGGAGGCGTTCTACAGCCCACCGGCCGCACGCAGCCACTATCTGTCGATGGCCAAGAAGAATTTTCGGGGCTATCTGCAAGGCGAAACCGTGCGATTCAAAAAGTACTTCTACGTGCTGCGGCCACTGTTGGCGGTGCGCTGGATCGATCAGGGCCGCGGTCGGCCACCGATGACCTTCGCCGATCTGCTGACCACGGTCGATGATCGTGCGTTGCTCGCCGAAGTCGACGAACTGCTGGCCCTTAAACGCAATGCCGACGAGAGCGCCTACGGGCCGCGTCGACCGGCGCTGCACGGGTTCATCGCGGCTGAGCTTGAGCGCGAAGTGCCTACATTAAAAAGAACTCAGGAAGATTCGCGACGGCTGGATCAGTACCTCAGGGATACTGTTGAGCTGTACGCATAA
- a CDS encoding RtcB family protein — protein sequence MKEHTYQLLEVANGKPIKLWTEGVPVEKEAREQLMNTAKMPFIFKHLAVMPDVHLGKGSTIGSVIPTVGAIIPAAVGVDIGCGMIAARTSLTAADLPDNLLGLRSAIEQAVPHGRSSTRSRRDKGAWDEIPQQADQAWAALHPRFKLITDKYPKLANTNNRGHLGTLGSGNHFIEVCLDEANRVWFMLHSGSRGVGNAIGNLFIQMAQADMRQHIANLPDRDLAYFEEGSQHFDDYVEAVGWAQDFAKQNRELMMRAVIQATRQIIRKPFEVALEAVNCHHNYVQKERHFGEDILVTRKGAVSAKKGELGIIPGSMGAKSFIVRGLGNEESFSSCSHGAGRTMSRTKAKNTFTVEDQIRATAHVECRKDEAVIDEIPMAYKDIDKVMHAQRELVEVLHTLRQVVCVKG from the coding sequence ATGAAAGAACACACTTACCAACTGCTCGAAGTCGCCAACGGCAAGCCGATCAAACTCTGGACCGAAGGCGTCCCGGTGGAAAAAGAGGCACGCGAGCAGTTGATGAACACCGCGAAGATGCCGTTCATCTTCAAGCATCTGGCGGTCATGCCGGACGTGCATCTGGGCAAGGGCTCGACCATCGGCAGCGTGATTCCAACCGTCGGCGCGATCATTCCGGCAGCGGTCGGCGTGGACATCGGTTGCGGCATGATCGCTGCGCGCACGTCGCTGACCGCCGCCGATCTGCCGGACAATCTGCTCGGTCTGCGCAGTGCCATCGAGCAAGCGGTGCCGCACGGCCGCAGCTCGACCCGCTCGCGGCGCGACAAGGGCGCGTGGGACGAGATTCCGCAGCAGGCCGATCAGGCATGGGCGGCGTTGCATCCGCGCTTCAAGTTGATCACCGACAAGTACCCGAAACTGGCCAACACCAACAACCGCGGACATTTGGGCACGTTGGGCAGCGGCAACCACTTCATCGAAGTGTGCCTGGATGAAGCCAACCGGGTCTGGTTCATGTTGCACAGCGGTTCGCGTGGTGTCGGTAACGCCATCGGCAACCTGTTCATTCAGATGGCCCAGGCGGATATGCGTCAGCACATCGCCAACTTGCCGGACCGCGACCTGGCGTATTTCGAAGAAGGCAGTCAGCACTTTGATGACTACGTGGAAGCGGTGGGCTGGGCGCAGGATTTCGCCAAACAGAACCGTGAGTTGATGATGCGGGCGGTGATTCAGGCGACGCGGCAGATCATCCGCAAGCCGTTCGAAGTGGCATTGGAAGCGGTCAACTGCCACCACAACTACGTGCAGAAAGAGCGGCATTTCGGCGAAGACATTCTGGTCACCCGCAAAGGTGCGGTGTCGGCCAAGAAGGGCGAGTTGGGGATTATTCCGGGCTCGATGGGGGCGAAGAGTTTCATTGTGCGCGGTCTGGGCAATGAAGAGTCGTTCAGTTCCTGCAGCCACGGCGCCGGCCGCACCATGAGTCGCACCAAGGCGAAGAATACCTTCACCGTCGAGGATCAGATCCGCGCCACTGCCCATGTGGAGTGCCGTAAGGATGAAGCGGTGATCGACGAAATTCCGATGGCCTACAAGGACATCGACAAAGTCATGCACGCCCAGCGTGAGCTGGTGGAAGTGCTGCACACCCTGCGTCAGGTGGTGTGCGTCAAAGGATAA